Proteins from one Flavobacterium branchiarum genomic window:
- a CDS encoding putative quinol monooxygenase: MISITAIIKSKKENNEQVKTMIENLVNQTRKEAACIRYDLHNSDNVYIIWEEWTDQAGLDLHNNQSYLQEFVTSSETYLASQIQVYKTTQIL, encoded by the coding sequence ATGATTTCGATAACAGCCATCATTAAAAGCAAAAAAGAAAACAACGAACAAGTTAAAACCATGATCGAAAATCTAGTGAATCAAACTAGAAAAGAAGCTGCTTGTATTCGTTATGATTTACACAATTCAGATAACGTTTATATCATTTGGGAAGAATGGACAGACCAAGCAGGGCTTGATTTACACAATAATCAATCCTACTTACAAGAATTTGTTACCAGTAGCGAAACTTATCTTGCGTCCCAAATTCAGGTTTATAAAACAACTCAGATTTTATAG